A window of Zingiber officinale cultivar Zhangliang chromosome 5A, Zo_v1.1, whole genome shotgun sequence contains these coding sequences:
- the LOC121979593 gene encoding uncharacterized protein LOC121979593, giving the protein MIIIFVHIRPPPPLDGQAASQCPSPPSASHYRWSSLTHAHPPVHQRRVVSSFDLQADGDGEHHHRCHQCTPPPPVRTAASCNHSRRFLRPPRPPLVHAAVASVHRRLLQPSLPPVRAAASCDNHRRFLQPPPLSPVQVTAANARRHLLRPSPSPPVVVASNGRCRPYYLSTLAFEPRWCSVDELK; this is encoded by the exons atgatcataatatttgtgcaCATCAGGCCGCCGCCACCACTGGATGGCCAGGCCGCCTCCCAGTGCCCGTCGCCACCTAGTGCCTCTCACTACCGGTGGTCATCTCTTACGCATGCTCAT CCGCCGGTTCACCAAAGGAGAGTGGTCTCCTCCTTCGATCTCCAGGCGGATGGCGATGGGGAGCACCACCACCGCTGCCACCAGTGCACGCCGCCACCGCCAGTGCGCACCGCCGCCTCTTGCAACCATAGCCGCCGCTTCCTACGGCCACCACGACCACCACTAGTGCACGCCGCCGTCGCCAGTGTGCATCGCCGCCTCCTACAACCATCGCTGCCACCAGTGCGCGCCGCAGCCTCCTGCGACAATCACCGACGCTTCCTACAACCACCACCGCTGTCACCAGTGCAAGTCACCGCCGCCAATGCACGTCGCCACCTCCTACGACCATCACCATCACCTCCAGTGGTCGTTGCCTCCAACGGCCGGTGCCGCCCGTACTATTTGTCTACACTGGCCTTCGAGCCAAGATGGTGTTCGGTCGACGAGCTGAAGTAG